Below is a window of Desulfurobacterium atlanticum DNA.
GGTATGAATGGGAGAACGCCTTTTGAGGTTTTAAAGAGTAAGTGGGATTGTTTGTTTAATCTTAATGTTGCTTGTTTCCCTGTTGTGCTGCTTGAGGATGTTTTTGTGGTGGCTAATAGGCTGGGGGTATTGGAAAAGGGTGGGGAGAATGTGCTCACCCCCTACCGAAAAACCTATTTTGCGTGTTTTCCTGTAAAATAAACGGTAAGCGCTATGGTTAAAATAGCACCACCAAATACTAAAAGGTCCATAGGAGTAGAATAAGCAACTCTCTGAGCGTACTTAAAAAAGGTAACGATAAGTACCATTAAAACAACTTTTGCAAGCTTTGTTTTTAAATCCTCCAGGGACTTAATGTTAAGAATTTTAACATTATCAGACACTTCTGCAGGCTCAAGCTTGCTTACGTAAAGTTCATAGAGGCCAAGTGAAAAAATAATCATTACTGTAGCTATCAGATAAATATCAACGGCAGTTATAATGTTACCTATAGCATATTTGTAGTAATTTGCATCATAGTCCATAAAATTTTCCATAGTCTTTACAAATACCTTAAAAATCTTATTTGTCCCTATTATGAAAAGGGCAAATGAGGCACAAAGAGACGGAATAACTGCTATAAGAACAAGAAGACGGCTTGCCCATAACGCCTTTTCAAATGTTCTTTCAAGGAAAGGCCTGTCTTCACATAAACAATCCTTCTCTTTTGTTTCAGTTCCTTTACCTTCCATAATAAAACTTCTCCCTAGTAAATTAATATTGCTACTATTAGCATATTTAAAGGTCAAGCAATTGAGCTTCCCTTTTCATAAGTCTATTAAACAAAGTATCCCAGAAATAGTTGGAAGACTTTCTTACTGCAGCACTTACGTTTGAGTTATAAAATTTTTCAGAATCTTCAAGCTCTCCGCTTAAAAGGTCAAAAAGAGTATCTTCTTTCAACGCCTTATCTATCTTATCCTGATTGTATAAAAAGAAGTCTGCAACTACCGTTCTTGCAAGTCTTTCCGCCTTCTTTAAATCTTCCTGCATAACTTCCTCCATTAAAATCTATCAACAATTTTACTCTATTTTTTCTGTAAAAGTATGAATTCCACATTCTGTTTTACTTTTTCCCTTCCACCTTCCTGAACGTTCATCAGAAGACATAGGTAAATCGGTACATGGCACACAACCAAAACTTGTATAACCCCTATCATAAAGAGGATTATACATAAGACCGTGCTTGCTAACAAAACCCCAAACCTCTTTTCTGCTCCAGTCAGCAAGAGGATTAATCTTTATAATATTCCTTCCGGAAGGAAGTTTATGAAACTCTACCTTTTTCAAATTACTTCTTGTCTTTGACTGGTCTCTCCGCATACCTGTAATCCATAAATCAACACTCTGAGTTTCAAGAAAAGTTTCAAGAGGCTTAACCTTTCTCAAAAAACAGCACTTATCAGGGTCGCTATTCCATAAGTTATCTCCATAAAGTTCTGCCTGCTCTTTCAGGGAAATTTCAGGCTTTATAATTTTAAGATTAATATTAAATTTACTCCTCACTTCCTCCATAAACCGGTATGTTTCCTTAAAAAGCAACCCGGTATCAATAGATACAACCTCTATGTCAGGTTTTATCTTTAAAGCAAGGTAGATGAGAACAACTGTATTTATACTGAAAGAAGCGGTTAAAATCGGATATCTGGCTTTTAAAATAAAAGTCTCCATTAAATCGTAAGCGGATAATTTTTCGTAATCCAAGGCACCGATACTCCCTTAATTAAAAGTTAACCTCTATATAAACTAACCCTTATTCCCCCGTTTGAAAAGGTCAAAACCTTCCTGCACTTTAAACCTGTCACCCGGGCAAGTTTTTTATCAGGAGAAAGAAAGGCTACTTTCACCGCAGGAAAACTTTTCCTTAGCCACTCTCCAAACCGTCTGTAAACAGAAAAGGTATCTGCAACTATCCGCTTGCCGTAAGGCGGATTGGTAACAACATAAGCTATTTCCGGTAAACCATTTTCTGGAAGGGAAGCCTTTCTAAACTTTATACTAAGATTGAAAAACTTCATATTTTCAACAGAAGCTCTTATCGCATTTTCAGATATATCAAAGCCAAAAATTGAAGGGATTTCAGTTTTTATTCTGGATTCAAGTTCAGTTTTAACAGAATAAAAAAGAGTTTCATCAAAGTTTTTCCACTTCATAAAAGCAAATTTTCTCTTTATTCCCGGAGGAATGTTGCCAGCTATCATCGCCGCTTCTATGGGAATCGTCCCTGAACCGCAGAAAGGGTCAACAAGAGGTATCTTTCTATCCCATCCTGAAGCAAGAACAATCGCTGCTGCAAGATTCTCTCTTAAAGGAGCCTGTGTTTCAACAACTCTATAACCTCTTTTATATAAAGGTTTCCCGGAACTGTTAATACTTACAGTGCAAAAATCGTTTTCTATTTTTACAATTAAAGAAGTTCCCTCATCTTCAAATTTTGCCTTTTCAATTGTATGTTTTAATCTATTATTTATCCCTTTTAAAACTCTTTCAGCAACAGCATCAGAGTGGTAGAGCTTTGATTTTTTACAGGTTACCCTTATCTTAACCTTCTGAAAATATGGGAAATAGATATCCCATGGATACCTGGCAATTCGTTTTACAAGTTCAGCAAATGTTTTCACCCTGAAAGAAGCAACTCTTACCAAAACACGGTTAGCTGTTCTAAGACAAAGATTTGAAAGATAAAGTTCCCTGAGACCTCCCCTAAACTCAACACCACCGGGAACTACTTCTCCCTTTATTCCGATGTTTTCAAGCTCTGAAAGGGTAATTTCCTCTATCCCCGGCTGGGAAACGGCAAACAGTTTTAAAACCGTTTTATTTTCCATTGCCAAAAGTCCAGTGAATGATACCTACAATCTCAACGATAGCGTAAATTATTGAACTTGTTAAAATGCCATACTGCTTTGTCTTAAAAGCATATACAGCATAAAGAGTTGAAGCACAAAGAGCAACCATAAATCCGATATTCGGATAGCCAAGTGCTGTAATGAATAAACCTGTAACGCCAAAAGCCGAAGCAACTATCTCAAGGATTTTTTGACCTTTCGTTCTTTCCATAAATACTCCCTGTATAAAATTTGCAAAAGGAAATTTAGGTTGAGGATGAATGAAGTCAAATATTAATTTTCTCTCCAGCTCTCAACTTTGCACTTCTTGCTGCAGAATTTGTTTTTATCTCTTCATCAGAAGGAAGTATTGGTTTTTTTGTTACTATCTTAAGATCTTCTCTACTTTTTAAAATGTTTTTAACTATTCTGTCTTCAAGTGAATGAAATGTAATAACAACAATTCTTCCACCCTCTTTAAGTCTTTCAACAGCTTTTGGAATTCCCTCTTCTATACTTTCAAACTCTTTATTAACATAGATTCTTATAGCCTGAAACGTTTTTGTAGCAGGGTGTTTTTTTCTTCCTGCCCAGAGCCTTTTAGGTATAACCTCTTCAACTATCTTTGCAAGTTCAGCGGTTGTTCTTATAGGTTTAATTTTACGCCTTTTAACTATCTCCCTTGCTATTTTTCTTGCAAACCGCTCTTCTCCATACTTGAAAATTATATCTGCAAGTTCCCTCTCTGAAAGGGTATTTACAACCTTTTCTGCTGTTAATTTCTGTGTTCTGTCCATTCTCATATCAAGAAAATCATCTTTCCAGAAAGAAAAACCTCTATCTCCCCTAAGCTGGAAATGGGAAACACCAAGGTCAAAAAGAATCCCATCAACAAAGTCAACACTTTCCTCATCAAGAACAGCATCTATCTGGGAAAAGTTTGCATGATAAACAGAAAACCTATCACCGAATCTCTCAAGTTTTTTGATGGCTCTTTCTATCGCTTCCTCGTCCCTATCTATTGCTATTACTTTGTTTTCCGGATTTGCTTCAAGAATCGTCTCTGTATGCCCTCCGCCTCCCAAAGTGCAGTCAACAAAAACACCCCCTTTCTCTGCATTCAAAAACTTAACACTCTCTTTTAAAAGAACAGGCGGATGAAATATCTCACTCATCTATCACTGCCATCAACAATCTTGTGTTCATGGTTTATAGAATCATCAACAGGATCAAGGTGGATTGTAACTTCCCATCTTTTATCAGGATCTATCTCTTTAATTCTCCTTTCAACTTCATCAGCTATATCGTGAGCTTCCTGAAGCGAAATTTCCGGATTAAAAACAAGATGAACATCAACGAAGTTAAAAGGTCCAGCTTTACGAGTTTTGAGAAAATGGTAATCTGTTACCTTTGGTGTTGATCTTATTATTTCTTTTATCTTCTCAACCTTTTCATCTTCAAGGGCTACATCCATCAAGATTAAAACACCCTCTTTGATAAGCTCATACGCAGAATAGATAATATAAAGAGCTATAGCTATACCAAAAATCCCATCAATCACATAAAACTTAGTGAAGTAAACTATCAGCAAAGATAAAACAACAGCCGAGTTTGAGAGAAGGTCGGTTTTATAGTGTAAGGCATCCGATTTAACAACAAGATTCCCGGTTTTCTTTGCCACATACTCAAGGAAAATCACAAGAGCAGCCGTTAAGATTATAGAAATCACCATCACAATAAGAGAAGGGCCAAGGTAATGAATTGGCTCGTTATGAATGATTTTCTTAACAGCCTGATACATTATAAAAAGACCGGACATTGTGATTATTGTCCCTTCTATTACTGCAGCAAGAGCTTCTATCTTACCCAGACCGTAATTAAATCTTTCGCTTGGCGGCTTTTCAGAATTATGAATTGCGAAATAGTTAAACATAGAAACGAAAATATCAAGGACAGAATCCATAGCTGAAGCAAGAACGGCAACTGAACCGCTAATAAGTCCGACAGCAAGCTTTATAACAACGAGAATTCCTGCGACACCACTTGCAATTACAGTAGCTTTTTTCTGAAGTGACATAGCTTACTCCTTAAAACCTTTCGGATATGAACCTAAAATTTTCATAAAACTTGTATCTTTAGCCACCTCTTCAAGAGCTTTTTTGACTCTTGGTTCAGTTTTATGTCCGTCTATATCAACAAAGAAAACATACTCCCACGGTCTCTTTTTAGTGGGTCTTGACTCAATTTTAGTAAGGTTAACATCATAAAGGGCAAACGGCTTAAGAGCATGAAAAAGTGCCCCGGCAACATGTTTCGTGCTGAACATAATGGAAGTTTTATCATTGCCTGTAGGAGTTTCAGAATCCTTCTTGCCTACAACAAAAAACCTTGTAAAGTTCTTTGAAATCTCCTGAATATTTCTCTCAAGAATGTTTAAGTCATATAAAAGAGCTGCTGCTTCACTTGCAATTGCTGCAACACCCTTCTCTTTACTTGCCAGTTCCGCTGCTTTTGCAGTACTTGAAACTTCAATAACTTCAGCATCAGGAAGATTTTCAGCAAGCCAT
It encodes the following:
- a CDS encoding THUMP domain-containing class I SAM-dependent RNA methyltransferase, which gives rise to MENKTVLKLFAVSQPGIEEITLSELENIGIKGEVVPGGVEFRGGLRELYLSNLCLRTANRVLVRVASFRVKTFAELVKRIARYPWDIYFPYFQKVKIRVTCKKSKLYHSDAVAERVLKGINNRLKHTIEKAKFEDEGTSLIVKIENDFCTVSINSSGKPLYKRGYRVVETQAPLRENLAAAIVLASGWDRKIPLVDPFCGSGTIPIEAAMIAGNIPPGIKRKFAFMKWKNFDETLFYSVKTELESRIKTEIPSIFGFDISENAIRASVENMKFFNLSIKFRKASLPENGLPEIAYVVTNPPYGKRIVADTFSVYRRFGEWLRKSFPAVKVAFLSPDKKLARVTGLKCRKVLTFSNGGIRVSLYRG
- a CDS encoding nicotinamide mononucleotide transporter, giving the protein MERTKGQKILEIVASAFGVTGLFITALGYPNIGFMVALCASTLYAVYAFKTKQYGILTSSIIYAIVEIVGIIHWTFGNGK
- a CDS encoding cation diffusion facilitator family transporter, with the protein product MSLQKKATVIASGVAGILVVIKLAVGLISGSVAVLASAMDSVLDIFVSMFNYFAIHNSEKPPSERFNYGLGKIEALAAVIEGTIITMSGLFIMYQAVKKIIHNEPIHYLGPSLIVMVISIILTAALVIFLEYVAKKTGNLVVKSDALHYKTDLLSNSAVVLSLLIVYFTKFYVIDGIFGIAIALYIIYSAYELIKEGVLILMDVALEDEKVEKIKEIIRSTPKVTDYHFLKTRKAGPFNFVDVHLVFNPEISLQEAHDIADEVERRIKEIDPDKRWEVTIHLDPVDDSINHEHKIVDGSDR
- a CDS encoding YqhA family protein, giving the protein MEGKGTETKEKDCLCEDRPFLERTFEKALWASRLLVLIAVIPSLCASFALFIIGTNKIFKVFVKTMENFMDYDANYYKYAIGNIITAVDIYLIATVMIIFSLGLYELYVSKLEPAEVSDNVKILNIKSLEDLKTKLAKVVLMVLIVTFFKYAQRVAYSTPMDLLVFGGAILTIALTVYFTGKHAK
- a CDS encoding phosphoadenylyl-sulfate reductase is translated as MDYEKLSAYDLMETFILKARYPILTASFSINTVVLIYLALKIKPDIEVVSIDTGLLFKETYRFMEEVRSKFNINLKIIKPEISLKEQAELYGDNLWNSDPDKCCFLRKVKPLETFLETQSVDLWITGMRRDQSKTRSNLKKVEFHKLPSGRNIIKINPLADWSRKEVWGFVSKHGLMYNPLYDRGYTSFGCVPCTDLPMSSDERSGRWKGKSKTECGIHTFTEKIE
- the rsmH gene encoding 16S rRNA (cytosine(1402)-N(4))-methyltransferase RsmH, which gives rise to MSEIFHPPVLLKESVKFLNAEKGGVFVDCTLGGGGHTETILEANPENKVIAIDRDEEAIERAIKKLERFGDRFSVYHANFSQIDAVLDEESVDFVDGILFDLGVSHFQLRGDRGFSFWKDDFLDMRMDRTQKLTAEKVVNTLSERELADIIFKYGEERFARKIAREIVKRRKIKPIRTTAELAKIVEEVIPKRLWAGRKKHPATKTFQAIRIYVNKEFESIEEGIPKAVERLKEGGRIVVITFHSLEDRIVKNILKSREDLKIVTKKPILPSDEEIKTNSAARSAKLRAGEKINI